From Micromonospora rifamycinica, a single genomic window includes:
- the manD gene encoding D-mannonate dehydratase ManD, with protein MRIVDARVIVTCPGRNFVTLKIVTDEGVTGVGDATLNGRELAVASYLRDHVVPLLIGRDPARIEDTWQYLYQGAYWRRGPVTMSAIAAVDTALWDIKGKVAGLPVYQLLGGRSRDGVTVYGHANGETVEDVLVEVARYVDLGYRAVRVQCGVPGLPKTYGVSADKLFYEPADAALPSEATWSTPRYLAHVPTVFARVRDEFGPTLRLLHDVHHRLSPIEAARLGKSLEPYALTWMEDPVPAELPEGFRLIRQHTTTPVAVGEVFNTVWDAAQLIREQLIDYIRTTVVHAGGITHLRRIFDLAALHHVRSGSHGATDLSPVCMAAALHLDLAIPNFGLQEYMRHTEATDEVFPHGYHYADGYLHPAETPGLGVDIDEQAAARYPYAPAYLPVNRLEDGTVHPW; from the coding sequence GTGCGGATCGTCGACGCCCGGGTCATCGTGACCTGCCCGGGCCGCAACTTCGTGACCCTGAAGATCGTCACCGACGAGGGGGTCACCGGCGTCGGCGACGCCACCCTCAACGGCCGGGAGCTGGCCGTCGCGTCGTACCTGCGCGACCACGTGGTGCCGCTGCTGATCGGGCGGGATCCGGCCCGGATCGAGGACACCTGGCAGTACCTCTACCAGGGGGCCTACTGGCGGCGCGGACCGGTGACGATGAGCGCGATCGCCGCCGTGGACACCGCGCTGTGGGACATCAAGGGCAAGGTCGCCGGCCTGCCCGTCTACCAGCTGCTCGGCGGCCGGTCCCGGGACGGGGTCACCGTCTACGGGCACGCCAACGGCGAGACCGTCGAGGACGTGCTGGTCGAGGTCGCCCGCTACGTCGACCTCGGCTACCGGGCGGTGCGGGTGCAGTGCGGCGTGCCCGGCCTGCCGAAGACCTACGGGGTCAGCGCCGACAAGCTGTTCTACGAGCCGGCCGACGCCGCCCTGCCCAGCGAGGCCACCTGGTCCACCCCGCGGTACCTGGCCCACGTGCCGACCGTCTTCGCCCGGGTACGCGACGAGTTCGGCCCGACCCTGCGGCTGCTGCACGACGTGCACCACCGGCTCAGCCCGATCGAGGCGGCCCGGCTCGGCAAGAGCCTCGAACCGTACGCGCTGACCTGGATGGAGGATCCGGTCCCCGCCGAGCTGCCGGAGGGCTTCCGGCTGATCCGGCAGCACACCACCACCCCGGTCGCCGTCGGCGAGGTGTTCAACACCGTCTGGGACGCCGCCCAGCTCATCCGGGAACAGCTCATCGACTACATCCGGACCACGGTCGTGCACGCCGGCGGGATCACCCACCTGCGGCGCATCTTCGACCTCGCGGCGCTGCACCACGTGCGCAGCGGCTCGCACGGGGCCACCGACCTCTCCCCCGTCTGCATGGCCGCCGCCCTGCACCTCGACCTCGCCATCCCCAACTTCGGCCTTCAGGAGTACATGCGGCACACCGAGGCCACCGACGAGGTCTTCCCGCACGGCTACCACTACGCCGACGGCTACCTGCACCCGGCGGAGACCCCCGGCCTCGGGGTGGACATCGACGAACAGGCGGCGGCCCGCTACCCGTACGCCCCGGCGTACCTGCCGGTCAACCGGCTGGAGGACGGCACCGTCCACCCCTGGTGA
- a CDS encoding ABC transporter substrate-binding protein yields MAIATAGLLTLSLLGACSEDAAEGKNLDGNRVGAMSDYGSGTQFKATEPLSFSILYNNHPNYPLKDDWLFWSELTKRTNVKLEPVAVPLSDYEQKRSLLIGAGDAPLIIPKTYHPSENAFVSSGAILPVSDYLDLMPNLKDKIAKWNLQPEFDTLRQSDGKFYLLPGLHEKPWAEYSIAMRTDILQQLNLPIPKTWDELYTVLKAMKARYPDTYPYSDRWSKPNPGGELLSIVGAAHGLRTGWSWNPATWDPTANKFVYTGATEQYKQVIVYLNKLVAEKLLDPESFTQTDEQARQKLANGKSFVIGSNAQTLVNDYRPDLAKTLPNAKLTKIPMLVGPAGEINPASRLENGIMISKKARDSKNFVAMMQFIDWLYYSEAGEEFAKWGVEGTTFTKDAAGKYTLTPDVDMIGLNPKGTKHLQKDFGFGNGVFAYGGKLDLVQSFFSPEEMEFQNVMNARKPLPVDPPAPLTDEEREQVSLWETPLKDHVVQNTLKFILGQRPLTEWDAYLGELKAKNADQYIGVVNKAYERFKKDNG; encoded by the coding sequence ATGGCGATAGCCACTGCCGGGCTGCTCACCCTCTCCCTCCTCGGGGCCTGCTCCGAGGACGCCGCGGAAGGCAAGAACCTCGACGGCAACCGCGTCGGCGCGATGTCCGACTACGGCTCCGGCACGCAGTTCAAGGCGACCGAGCCGCTCTCCTTCTCCATCCTCTACAACAACCACCCGAACTACCCGCTCAAGGACGACTGGCTGTTCTGGTCGGAGCTGACCAAGCGGACCAACGTCAAGCTCGAACCGGTGGCCGTGCCGCTGAGCGACTACGAGCAGAAGCGCAGCCTGCTGATCGGCGCCGGGGACGCCCCGCTGATCATTCCGAAGACCTACCACCCGTCGGAGAACGCCTTCGTCTCCTCCGGCGCGATCCTCCCGGTGAGCGACTACCTGGACCTGATGCCCAACCTCAAGGACAAGATCGCCAAGTGGAACCTCCAACCGGAGTTCGACACGCTGCGACAGTCCGACGGCAAGTTCTACCTCCTCCCCGGCCTGCACGAGAAGCCGTGGGCGGAGTACTCGATCGCGATGCGGACCGACATCCTCCAGCAGCTCAACCTCCCGATCCCCAAGACCTGGGACGAGCTGTACACCGTGCTGAAGGCGATGAAGGCGCGCTACCCCGACACCTACCCGTACTCGGACCGGTGGAGCAAGCCGAACCCGGGCGGGGAGCTGTTGAGCATCGTCGGCGCCGCGCACGGCCTGCGGACCGGGTGGAGCTGGAACCCCGCCACCTGGGACCCGACGGCCAACAAGTTCGTCTACACCGGCGCCACCGAGCAGTACAAGCAGGTCATCGTGTACCTCAACAAGCTGGTCGCCGAGAAGCTGCTCGACCCGGAGAGCTTCACCCAGACCGATGAGCAGGCCCGGCAGAAGCTCGCCAACGGCAAGTCCTTCGTCATCGGCAGCAACGCCCAGACGCTGGTCAACGACTACCGCCCCGACCTGGCCAAGACCCTGCCGAACGCCAAGCTGACGAAGATCCCGATGCTGGTCGGCCCGGCCGGCGAGATCAATCCGGCCAGCCGGCTGGAGAACGGCATCATGATCTCCAAGAAGGCCCGGGACAGCAAGAACTTCGTGGCGATGATGCAGTTCATCGACTGGCTGTACTACTCCGAGGCCGGCGAGGAGTTCGCCAAGTGGGGCGTCGAGGGCACCACCTTCACCAAGGACGCCGCCGGCAAGTACACCCTGACCCCCGACGTCGACATGATCGGGCTCAACCCCAAGGGCACCAAGCACCTGCAGAAGGACTTCGGCTTCGGCAACGGGGTGTTCGCCTACGGCGGCAAGCTCGACCTGGTGCAGTCCTTCTTCTCCCCGGAGGAGATGGAGTTCCAGAACGTGATGAACGCCCGCAAGCCGCTGCCGGTGGACCCGCCGGCCCCGCTCACCGACGAGGAGCGGGAACAGGTGTCGCTGTGGGAGACCCCGCTGAAGGACCACGTCGTGCAGAACACGCTGAAGTTCATCCTCGGCCAGCGCCCCCTCACCGAGTGGGACGCCTACCTCGGTGAGCTGAAGGCCAAGAACGCCGACCAGTACATCGGGGTGGTCAACAAGGCGTACGAGCGGTTCAAGAAGGACAACGGCTGA
- a CDS encoding helix-turn-helix transcriptional regulator, whose translation MSSRAASEQRLRDLARLRRVRDRIDREYARPLDVEALARGAHMSAGHLSRQFRRAYGESPYSYLMTRRIERAMALLRQGDLSVTEVCLAVGCASLGTFSTRFTELVGMPPSSYRALAAQRPAHLPPCLTRQVARPVRNREAPAAILT comes from the coding sequence GTGAGCAGCAGAGCGGCGTCCGAGCAGCGGTTGCGTGACCTGGCCCGGTTGCGCCGGGTCCGGGACCGGATCGACCGGGAGTACGCCCGGCCGCTGGACGTCGAGGCGCTCGCCCGGGGGGCGCACATGTCGGCCGGGCACCTGAGCCGGCAGTTCCGCCGCGCCTACGGTGAGTCACCGTACTCCTACCTGATGACCCGGCGGATCGAGCGGGCGATGGCGTTGCTGCGCCAGGGCGACCTGAGCGTCACCGAGGTCTGTCTCGCGGTCGGCTGCGCGTCGCTGGGCACCTTCAGCACCCGCTTCACCGAGCTGGTGGGCATGCCGCCGAGTAGCTACCGGGCGCTGGCCGCGCAGCGGCCGGCGCACCTTCCGCCGTGCCTGACCAGACAGGTGGCGCGTCCGGTCAGGAATCGAGAAGCACCGGCGGCGATTCTCACCTAG
- a CDS encoding DUF624 domain-containing protein, whose amino-acid sequence MSTQPWREVGDGPLSRAAASVYTVLVVGLLLILAVLPGLVPLLLLRPDASNLPLVALCLLPVGPALSAALYALHHQRPDLTDLRPAAWFRQGYRANLRQTLWIWVPVLLWLTVIGVNLSYLSAAVVPAGWAVPLVGVGVGVALVGGNALVIAALFAFRTRDVLRLARYFLVRTPGVTVGTLLLLAAAGALTVGVSELVPVLLAGPFALAYLRICTPMIDIVRKEFTG is encoded by the coding sequence GTGAGCACGCAGCCCTGGCGGGAGGTCGGCGACGGGCCGTTGTCCCGGGCCGCCGCCTCGGTCTACACGGTGCTCGTCGTCGGGCTGCTGCTGATCCTCGCCGTCCTACCCGGCCTGGTCCCACTGCTCCTGCTCCGCCCCGACGCCAGCAACCTGCCACTGGTCGCGCTCTGTCTGCTCCCGGTCGGCCCGGCGCTCTCCGCCGCCCTGTACGCCCTGCACCATCAGCGCCCCGACCTGACCGACCTACGGCCCGCCGCCTGGTTCCGGCAGGGCTACCGGGCCAACCTGCGGCAGACGCTGTGGATCTGGGTGCCGGTGCTGCTGTGGCTGACCGTCATCGGGGTCAATCTCAGCTACCTGTCCGCCGCGGTCGTCCCGGCCGGCTGGGCGGTGCCGCTGGTCGGCGTCGGGGTCGGCGTCGCGCTGGTCGGCGGGAACGCCCTGGTGATCGCCGCGCTGTTCGCCTTCCGCACCCGGGACGTGCTGCGGCTGGCGCGGTACTTCCTGGTCCGTACCCCCGGTGTCACCGTCGGCACCCTGCTGTTGCTGGCCGCCGCCGGGGCGCTCACCGTGGGGGTCTCCGAGCTGGTGCCGGTGCTGCTGGCCGGGCCGTTCGCCCTCGCGTACCTGCGGATCTGCACCCCGATGATCGACATTGTGCGGAAGGAATTCACCGGATGA
- a CDS encoding GH39 family glycosyl hydrolase, with protein sequence MRTTVPAHPVGRLTDAWRQCVGTGRFELALRRDYQDSLALIQQDIGFRHIRGHGLLSDGVGVHRPYQYGGERRVHHSFTYVDQVVDAYLGLGIRPFVELGFMPEALASGEQTVFWWQGNVTPPRSWSEWADLVRATVAHLVDRYGLDEVRGWPIEVWNEPNLADFWQGADRAAYHRLYEVTAHAVKEVDAGLQVGGPAISPGADDWWEPFAEFVTARDVPVDFVSRHAYTSGPAQHVPFGTHQTLTPASALLEQFAAPRRHLYGTALADLPVHITEFNSSYRPDNPIHDTAFHAAYLAPVLAAGGDLVDSFSYWTFSDMFEETGVPTALFHGGFGLLTHRQIKKPTYHLYAFVARLGDEVLARGPDHLVTRHPDGRVAILAWAPVDVTGRAPVPERHPLALSVPVDPAPAATAPEVTSAFLLRSSVSEEAGNAWAAWSEMGRPRSPRPGQLDALREAAEPVRSHRALPVVAGRVEIDLTLTRHEVTLVELAAVRDETPPWWDAARLLGEPPPATAPTGRDVRP encoded by the coding sequence ATGCGGACCACCGTTCCGGCCCACCCCGTGGGGCGGCTCACCGACGCCTGGCGGCAGTGCGTCGGCACCGGCCGCTTCGAGCTGGCCCTGCGCCGCGACTACCAGGACTCGCTGGCCCTGATCCAACAGGACATCGGCTTCCGGCACATCCGCGGCCACGGACTGCTCAGCGACGGGGTGGGGGTCCACCGCCCCTACCAGTACGGGGGCGAGCGCCGGGTGCACCACTCCTTCACCTACGTCGACCAGGTCGTCGACGCCTACCTCGGGCTGGGCATCCGGCCCTTCGTGGAGCTGGGCTTCATGCCCGAGGCGCTGGCCTCCGGCGAGCAGACGGTGTTCTGGTGGCAGGGCAACGTCACCCCGCCCCGCAGCTGGTCGGAGTGGGCCGACCTGGTCCGTGCCACGGTGGCCCACCTGGTCGACCGGTACGGCCTGGACGAGGTGCGCGGCTGGCCGATCGAGGTGTGGAACGAGCCGAACCTGGCCGACTTCTGGCAGGGCGCGGACCGGGCCGCCTACCACCGCCTCTACGAGGTCACCGCGCACGCGGTCAAGGAGGTCGACGCCGGGTTGCAGGTCGGCGGCCCGGCCATCTCGCCCGGCGCGGACGACTGGTGGGAACCGTTCGCCGAGTTCGTCACCGCCCGCGACGTGCCGGTCGACTTCGTCAGCCGGCACGCGTACACCTCCGGCCCGGCCCAGCACGTGCCCTTCGGCACCCACCAGACGCTGACTCCGGCGTCGGCGCTGCTGGAGCAGTTCGCCGCGCCCCGCCGGCACCTGTACGGCACCGCGCTGGCGGACCTGCCGGTGCACATCACCGAGTTCAACTCGTCCTACCGGCCGGACAACCCGATCCACGACACCGCCTTCCACGCCGCGTACCTCGCCCCGGTGCTGGCGGCCGGCGGCGACCTGGTCGACTCCTTCTCGTACTGGACGTTCAGCGACATGTTCGAGGAGACGGGGGTGCCGACCGCGCTGTTCCACGGCGGGTTCGGCCTGCTCACCCACCGCCAGATCAAGAAACCCACCTACCACCTGTACGCCTTCGTGGCCCGGCTCGGCGACGAGGTGCTGGCCCGTGGGCCGGACCACCTGGTCACCCGGCACCCCGACGGCCGGGTCGCCATCCTGGCCTGGGCGCCGGTGGACGTGACCGGCCGCGCACCGGTACCCGAGCGGCACCCGTTGGCCCTGTCGGTGCCGGTGGACCCCGCCCCGGCGGCGACCGCGCCGGAGGTCACCTCGGCCTTCCTGCTCCGCTCGTCGGTCAGCGAGGAAGCCGGCAACGCCTGGGCCGCCTGGTCCGAGATGGGCCGCCCCCGGTCGCCGCGCCCCGGTCAGCTCGACGCGCTGCGGGAGGCCGCCGAGCCGGTCCGCTCGCACCGTGCCCTGCCGGTCGTCGCGGGTCGGGTCGAGATCGACCTGACCCTGACCCGGCACGAGGTCACCCTGGTCGAGTTGGCCGCGGTGCGCGACGAGACGCCGCCGTGGTGGGACGCGGCCCGCCTGCTCGGCGAGCCGCCCCCGGCGACCGCGCCGACCGGCCGGGACGTACGGCCGTGA
- the araB gene encoding ribulokinase, whose translation MDAGAKPQDRYVVGVDYGTLSGRALVVRVGDGAELGTAVHEYRHGVMDTTLAVDGRPLPADWALQDPDDYREVLRQAVPAALAASGVDPAQVVAVGIDFTACTVLPTLADGTPLCELPDLRTRPHAWVKLWKHHAAQPQADRINALAHARGESWIGRYGGKISAEWQYAKGLQLLEEDPEVYARAERWIEAADWIVWQLCGVETRNVCTAGYKGQLQDGHYPSAAYLAALNPGFADFVAKIDGPLAQLGARAGGLTAQAAAWTGLPEGIAVAVGNVDAHVTAAAAQALTPGRLVAIMGTSTCHVVNGTERAEVAGMCGVVDGGISAGSWGYEAGQSGVGDIFGWYVKHAAPAGFDSHEALTEAAAAQPVGAHGLVALDWWNGNRSLLVNHDLSGVLVGLTLATRPPDVYRALLESTAYGTRMIIEAFAEAGVPVDELIVAGGLTGNSLLMQIYADVTRRPLGIIGSAQGPALGSAIHAAVAAGAYPDVPTASAAMGRVDREVYRPDPERADAYDALYAEYRRLHDHFGRGGDDVLLRLRAIRNAARRPADAPSAETTTDPLEVPA comes from the coding sequence ATGGATGCAGGCGCGAAGCCGCAGGACCGGTACGTCGTCGGCGTCGACTACGGCACGCTGTCGGGTCGGGCGCTGGTGGTGCGGGTCGGCGACGGCGCCGAGCTGGGCACGGCGGTGCACGAGTACCGCCACGGGGTGATGGACACGACGCTCGCCGTCGACGGCCGGCCCCTGCCGGCCGACTGGGCCCTGCAGGACCCGGACGACTACCGCGAGGTGCTGCGGCAGGCGGTGCCCGCCGCGCTGGCCGCGAGCGGCGTCGACCCGGCCCAGGTGGTGGCCGTCGGCATCGACTTCACCGCCTGCACCGTGCTGCCCACCCTGGCCGACGGCACCCCGCTGTGCGAGCTGCCCGACCTGCGTACCCGCCCGCACGCCTGGGTGAAGCTGTGGAAGCACCACGCCGCCCAGCCGCAGGCCGACCGGATCAACGCGCTGGCCCACGCCCGGGGCGAGTCCTGGATCGGCCGCTACGGCGGCAAGATCTCCGCCGAGTGGCAGTACGCCAAGGGGCTGCAACTGCTGGAGGAGGACCCGGAGGTCTACGCCCGCGCCGAGCGCTGGATCGAGGCCGCCGACTGGATCGTCTGGCAGCTCTGCGGCGTCGAGACCCGCAACGTCTGCACCGCCGGCTACAAGGGGCAGCTCCAGGACGGTCACTACCCGTCCGCGGCCTACCTGGCCGCGCTGAACCCGGGCTTCGCCGACTTCGTCGCCAAGATCGACGGGCCGCTGGCGCAGCTGGGCGCGCGGGCCGGCGGCCTGACCGCGCAGGCCGCGGCCTGGACCGGGCTGCCCGAGGGGATCGCGGTCGCCGTCGGCAACGTCGACGCCCACGTCACCGCCGCCGCAGCGCAGGCGCTGACCCCCGGCCGGCTGGTCGCCATCATGGGCACCTCCACCTGCCACGTGGTCAACGGTACCGAGCGGGCCGAGGTGGCCGGCATGTGCGGCGTGGTCGACGGCGGGATCAGCGCCGGCTCCTGGGGCTACGAGGCCGGCCAGAGCGGCGTCGGCGACATCTTCGGCTGGTACGTCAAGCACGCCGCGCCTGCCGGCTTCGACTCGCACGAGGCGCTGACCGAGGCCGCCGCGGCGCAGCCGGTCGGCGCACACGGCCTGGTGGCGCTGGACTGGTGGAACGGCAACCGGTCGCTGCTGGTCAACCACGACCTCAGCGGGGTGCTCGTCGGGCTCACCCTGGCCACCCGGCCGCCGGACGTCTACCGCGCGCTGCTGGAGTCCACCGCCTACGGCACCCGCATGATCATCGAGGCGTTCGCCGAGGCCGGCGTCCCGGTCGACGAGCTGATCGTGGCCGGCGGGCTCACCGGCAACAGCCTGCTGATGCAAATCTACGCCGATGTGACCCGGCGTCCGCTGGGCATCATCGGGTCGGCCCAGGGTCCGGCCCTGGGCTCGGCGATCCACGCGGCGGTCGCGGCCGGCGCGTACCCCGACGTGCCGACCGCCTCGGCGGCGATGGGCCGGGTGGACCGCGAGGTGTACCGCCCCGACCCGGAGCGGGCCGACGCCTACGACGCGCTCTACGCCGAGTACCGCCGGCTGCACGACCACTTCGGCCGGGGCGGCGACGACGTGCTGCTGCGGCTGCGGGCGATCCGCAACGCGGCCCGCCGTCCGGCCGACGCGCCGTCGGCCGAGACGACCACCGACCCCCTGGAGGTGCCGGCATGA
- a CDS encoding alpha-glucuronidase, protein MSLPVTAQHAAAGGPADETASTTGADPTPHAAWLPPEVFRPLGTRRVLVHGAGLLVDTVFAEVVRACAGHGGRVDRSAAGPSSAAAPEHGAAPPRPEGEPAAGPVDLVLALRGPHPLPPAVPPGAAAAPAGDDGPLGDEGFLSTRVDGVTVVLADAPAGLLYGLFHLVRLGEAAFTGDRPARAHRPALRRRMLDHWDNVAVHPDMGQVERGYAGGSIFWHDGGPNGDRDRLRAYGRLLAATGVNAISVNNVNVHATEARLLTDRLDDVADLADLLRPYGIRVHLSVTFAAPVVLGGLPTADPLDDRVRDWWDETTRRVYARIPDFGGYLVKADSEGQPGPATYGRDHADGANLLAGALARHGGVVHWRAFVYDHRRDWRDRSIDRARAAYDHFAPLDGRFADNVVLQVKYGPVDFQPREPVSPVIAAMPATRLAVELQVTQEYTGQQWHACYLAPLWSEVLDFRPWGPPERTVADVLAGVPGPEPRRDGDLVAVANVGDDRFWCGHPLAQANLYAFGRLAWDPYLDPAAVLDEWIDLTFPAPTVGDPALVRETLHAVLDDSWRTYERYTAPLGVGFMVDPDGHYGPGVDGYEYSRWGTYHYADRDGVGVDRTRATGTGFTGQYPPPWSQVYESPERCPDELLLFFHHVPYGHVLHSGVTVIQHIYDTHFAGVEQVGAMRDRWGRLAGVVDQGVHDRVAERLDEQLRCAIEWRDQINTYFFRKSGVPDARGRRIY, encoded by the coding sequence ATGAGCCTGCCCGTCACCGCCCAGCACGCCGCTGCGGGTGGACCGGCTGACGAGACCGCGTCGACGACCGGCGCGGACCCGACCCCACACGCCGCCTGGCTGCCGCCGGAGGTGTTCCGGCCGCTCGGGACACGCCGGGTCCTGGTGCACGGCGCGGGTCTGCTCGTCGACACGGTCTTCGCCGAGGTGGTGCGGGCCTGCGCCGGGCACGGCGGCCGGGTGGACCGGTCCGCTGCCGGTCCGTCGTCCGCCGCCGCGCCGGAGCACGGTGCTGCGCCGCCGCGCCCGGAGGGGGAGCCGGCGGCCGGCCCCGTCGACCTGGTGCTCGCCCTGCGCGGTCCGCACCCGCTGCCACCGGCGGTGCCGCCCGGCGCGGCGGCGGCCCCGGCCGGGGACGACGGGCCGCTCGGCGACGAGGGGTTCCTGTCGACCCGGGTCGACGGGGTGACGGTGGTGCTGGCCGACGCGCCGGCCGGGCTGCTGTACGGGCTGTTCCACCTGGTCCGCCTCGGCGAGGCCGCGTTCACCGGGGACCGGCCGGCGCGGGCGCACCGGCCGGCGCTGCGCCGCCGGATGCTCGACCACTGGGACAACGTGGCGGTGCACCCGGACATGGGGCAGGTGGAGCGGGGTTACGCGGGCGGTTCGATCTTCTGGCACGACGGCGGCCCCAACGGCGACCGGGACCGGCTGCGGGCGTACGGGCGGCTGCTGGCGGCCACCGGGGTCAACGCGATCTCGGTGAACAACGTCAACGTGCACGCCACCGAGGCGCGGCTGCTCACCGACCGGCTCGACGACGTGGCCGACCTCGCCGACCTGCTGCGGCCGTACGGCATCCGGGTGCACCTGTCGGTGACCTTCGCCGCCCCCGTGGTCCTCGGTGGCCTGCCCACCGCCGACCCCCTCGACGACCGGGTGCGGGACTGGTGGGACGAGACCACCCGGCGGGTCTACGCCCGGATCCCCGACTTCGGTGGGTACCTGGTGAAGGCCGACTCGGAGGGGCAGCCCGGCCCGGCCACCTACGGGCGGGACCACGCCGACGGGGCGAACCTGCTCGCCGGGGCGCTGGCCCGGCACGGGGGAGTGGTGCACTGGCGGGCGTTCGTCTACGACCACCGGCGGGACTGGCGGGACCGCTCCATCGACCGGGCCCGCGCCGCGTACGACCACTTCGCCCCGCTGGACGGGCGGTTCGCCGACAACGTGGTCCTCCAGGTGAAGTACGGCCCGGTGGACTTCCAGCCCCGGGAGCCGGTGTCGCCGGTGATCGCGGCCATGCCGGCCACCCGGTTGGCGGTGGAGTTGCAGGTGACCCAGGAGTACACCGGCCAGCAGTGGCACGCCTGCTACCTCGCCCCGCTGTGGAGCGAGGTGCTCGACTTCCGGCCGTGGGGGCCGCCGGAGCGGACCGTCGCCGACGTGCTGGCGGGCGTGCCCGGCCCGGAGCCCCGCCGCGACGGCGACCTGGTCGCGGTGGCCAACGTGGGTGACGACCGGTTCTGGTGCGGGCACCCGCTGGCCCAGGCCAACCTGTACGCCTTCGGGCGGCTGGCCTGGGATCCGTACCTCGATCCCGCAGCCGTCCTCGACGAGTGGATCGATCTGACCTTTCCCGCCCCGACGGTCGGTGACCCGGCCCTGGTGCGGGAGACGCTGCACGCGGTGCTGGACGACTCCTGGCGTACCTACGAGCGGTACACCGCCCCGTTGGGGGTCGGCTTCATGGTGGATCCGGACGGCCACTACGGCCCCGGCGTGGACGGCTACGAGTACAGCCGGTGGGGCACCTACCACTACGCCGACCGGGACGGCGTGGGGGTGGACCGGACCCGGGCGACCGGCACCGGTTTCACCGGCCAGTACCCGCCGCCCTGGTCCCAGGTGTACGAGTCACCCGAGCGCTGCCCGGACGAGCTGCTGCTCTTCTTCCACCACGTCCCGTACGGCCATGTCCTGCACAGCGGCGTCACGGTGATCCAGCACATCTACGACACCCACTTCGCCGGGGTGGAGCAGGTGGGGGCGATGCGGGACCGCTGGGGTCGGCTGGCCGGGGTGGTCGACCAGGGGGTGCACGACCGGGTCGCCGAGCGTCTCGACGAGCAGCTACGCTGCGCGATCGAGTGGCGGGACCAGATCAACACGTACTTCTTCCGCAAGTCCGGGGTGCCCGACGCCCGGGGCCGCCGCATCTACTGA
- a CDS encoding carbohydrate ABC transporter permease encodes MTVAPGTAGPKTPAVRRPRRRPGIRPTRGYRVFQAVNGIVLTLVVIVTLYPFVNIVARSLSDEAPIIAGRVNLVPQGFNLTSYRLVMSDPMFWTNYRNTVVYTVVATAISIVLTTCYAYVLSKHQLKGRGVLVGIAVFTMFFSGGLIPNYVLITSLGMKNSIWAVVLPNAINVFNLLVMKAFFESLPVELEEAAAVDGLSTYGTLLRIVLPLSKAIIATMLLFYAVSFWNSWFTAFLYLDQQDLLPVTVYLRNLIAGATGAQSAGGVAESDAVQAAATIQSVTIVLTTLPILAVYPFVQRFFVSGVMLGAVKG; translated from the coding sequence GTGACCGTGGCACCCGGCACGGCCGGACCGAAGACCCCGGCAGTCCGGCGTCCCCGCCGCCGGCCCGGGATCCGCCCGACCCGGGGCTACCGGGTGTTCCAGGCGGTCAACGGGATCGTGCTGACCCTCGTGGTGATCGTGACGCTCTACCCGTTCGTCAACATCGTGGCCCGGTCGCTCAGCGACGAGGCGCCGATCATCGCGGGCCGGGTCAACCTCGTCCCGCAGGGCTTCAACCTCACCTCCTACCGGCTGGTGATGTCCGACCCGATGTTCTGGACCAACTACCGCAACACCGTGGTCTACACGGTCGTGGCCACCGCCATCTCGATCGTGCTGACCACCTGCTACGCGTACGTGCTGTCCAAGCACCAGCTCAAGGGGCGCGGGGTGCTCGTCGGGATCGCCGTGTTCACCATGTTCTTCTCCGGCGGGCTGATCCCCAACTACGTGCTGATCACCAGCCTGGGGATGAAGAACAGCATCTGGGCGGTGGTGCTGCCCAACGCGATCAACGTGTTCAACCTGCTGGTGATGAAGGCGTTCTTCGAGAGCCTGCCGGTCGAGCTGGAGGAGGCCGCCGCCGTCGACGGGCTGAGCACGTACGGCACCCTGCTGCGGATCGTGCTGCCGCTGTCCAAGGCGATCATCGCGACGATGCTGCTGTTCTACGCGGTGTCCTTCTGGAACTCCTGGTTCACCGCGTTCCTCTACCTGGACCAGCAGGACCTGCTGCCGGTCACGGTCTACCTGCGCAACCTCATCGCCGGGGCGACCGGGGCGCAGTCGGCCGGCGGTGTCGCCGAGTCCGACGCGGTGCAGGCGGCGGCCACCATCCAGTCCGTGACCATCGTGCTCACCACCCTGCCGATCCTCGCGGTCTACCCCTTCGTCCAGCGGTTCTTCGTGTCCGGCGTGATGCTCGGCGCGGTCAAGGGGTAG
- a CDS encoding VOC family protein — protein sequence MDLTIDTCVLPHEDPDASLAFYRDVLGFEVRNDVGSGRMRWITVGPPGQPGTSVLLAPPAVDPGVTDEERRTIAEMMAKGTYGWLMLATPDLDGTFERVQAGAAEVVQEPIDQPYGVRDCAFRDPAGNLIRVKELR from the coding sequence ATGGATCTCACCATCGACACCTGTGTCCTGCCGCACGAGGACCCGGACGCCTCGCTGGCCTTCTACCGTGACGTGCTCGGCTTCGAGGTCCGCAACGACGTCGGGTCGGGGCGGATGCGCTGGATCACGGTCGGCCCGCCCGGCCAGCCCGGTACGTCGGTCCTGCTCGCCCCGCCGGCGGTCGACCCCGGCGTCACCGACGAGGAACGCCGCACCATCGCCGAGATGATGGCCAAGGGCACCTACGGCTGGCTGATGCTGGCCACCCCCGACCTGGACGGCACCTTCGAGCGGGTGCAGGCCGGCGCCGCCGAGGTCGTCCAGGAGCCGATCGACCAGCCGTACGGGGTGCGCGACTGCGCCTTCCGCGACCCGGCGGGCAACCTGATCCGGGTCAAGGAGCTGCGCTGA